The following are from one region of the Streptomyces rubrogriseus genome:
- a CDS encoding protein kinase family protein: MAERSTAAVDVADNSGDEPLTAQADQSTADGVANNRERDTDSDEAQGNPTSEEPGKTSPPELHSGHKLARRYRLEECVTRLDGFSSWRAVDEKLRRAVGVHLLPADHTRARSVLAAARSSALLGDPRFVQVLDAVEDNDLVYVVHEWLPDATELTALLAAGPLEVYDAYQMVSQVASAMAAAHREGLAHLRLSPNAVLRTSTGQWRIRGLAVNAALRGISSDTPQRTDTEAIGALLYATLTQRWPYESDAHGLAGLPKDIGLIPPDQVRAGVHRGLSELAMRALANDGATASRHESPCTTPEELVKAIGEMPRIRPPEPAYTAPPQYQRTAYQQGGYGRPAPHPGVTQPVSTPPPPLQSRTGKVLKWGVSALLIAALGLGSWQLADALMERGGKADDPNQTQTVDGDNDKGPKEPVSRPITIAGAHDYDPFGSDGSEYPENVGKAYDGDPGTYWQTSHYASADFGRLKPGVGIVVDLGKVQQVGKVALTFGGDTSVELRSAGATDSEPQSFEGYEKVAGGNGTTVDLKPDKAVQTRYLLVWLTELPVTDGQFRGRVADIKVTS, encoded by the coding sequence GTGGCGGAACGGAGCACAGCTGCCGTCGACGTGGCAGACAACAGCGGCGATGAGCCGCTGACCGCACAGGCGGACCAGTCCACGGCCGACGGGGTGGCCAACAACCGGGAGCGGGACACGGACAGCGACGAGGCACAGGGGAACCCCACGAGCGAGGAGCCCGGCAAGACCTCGCCGCCCGAACTGCACAGCGGGCACAAGCTCGCCAGACGCTACCGCCTCGAGGAGTGCGTCACCCGTCTGGACGGCTTCAGCAGTTGGCGGGCCGTCGACGAGAAGCTGCGCCGCGCCGTCGGAGTCCACCTCCTCCCCGCGGACCACACGCGCGCCCGGTCCGTGCTGGCCGCGGCGCGCTCATCCGCCCTGCTCGGTGACCCCCGCTTCGTCCAGGTACTGGACGCCGTCGAGGACAACGACCTCGTCTACGTCGTGCACGAGTGGCTCCCCGATGCCACCGAGCTGACCGCTCTCCTCGCCGCCGGGCCGCTGGAGGTGTACGACGCCTACCAGATGGTCAGTCAGGTCGCGTCGGCCATGGCGGCCGCGCACCGGGAGGGCCTCGCCCATCTTCGACTGAGCCCCAACGCGGTGCTGCGTACGTCGACGGGCCAGTGGCGGATCCGCGGGCTGGCCGTCAACGCCGCACTGCGCGGCATCAGTTCCGACACTCCGCAGCGCACCGACACCGAGGCCATCGGAGCCCTGCTGTACGCCACGCTCACCCAGCGCTGGCCGTACGAGAGCGACGCGCACGGTCTGGCAGGTCTGCCCAAGGACATCGGGCTGATCCCGCCGGACCAGGTACGCGCCGGCGTCCACCGCGGCCTGTCCGAACTGGCGATGCGGGCGCTCGCCAACGACGGTGCCACCGCTTCCCGGCACGAGTCCCCGTGCACCACGCCGGAGGAACTGGTGAAGGCGATCGGCGAGATGCCGCGCATCCGCCCGCCGGAGCCGGCGTACACGGCACCGCCCCAGTACCAGCGGACGGCCTACCAGCAGGGCGGGTACGGCCGCCCGGCACCGCACCCCGGTGTCACTCAGCCCGTGTCGACGCCGCCGCCCCCGCTGCAGAGCCGTACCGGCAAGGTCCTGAAGTGGGGCGTGTCGGCCCTGCTGATCGCCGCACTCGGCCTCGGCAGCTGGCAGCTCGCCGATGCGCTCATGGAACGGGGCGGCAAGGCCGACGACCCGAACCAGACGCAGACGGTGGACGGCGACAACGACAAGGGCCCGAAGGAGCCGGTCAGCCGACCGATCACCATCGCGGGCGCGCACGACTACGACCCGTTCGGATCAGACGGGTCCGAGTACCCGGAGAACGTCGGCAAGGCCTACGACGGCGACCCCGGAACCTACTGGCAGACGAGCCACTACGCGAGCGCCGACTTCGGGCGGCTGAAGCCCGGTGTGGGCATCGTGGTCGACCTCGGCAAGGTGCAACAGGTCGGCAAGGTGGCCCTGACGTTCGGTGGCGACACTTCGGTGGAGCTCCGTTCCGCCGGGGCCACTGACTCGGAGCCGCAGTCCTTCGAGGGCTACGAGAAGGTCGCCGGCGGAAACGGTACGACGGTGGACCTCAAGCCGGACAAGGCGGTGCAGACCCGCTATCTTCTGGTCTGGCTGACCGAGCTGCCGGTGACGGACGGGCAGTTCCGGGGCCGCGTCGCCGACATCAAGGTGACCAGCTGA
- the sigM gene encoding RNA polymerase sigma factor SigM, protein MAGGASHDGVTDQELLARHVEGDPDAFGELVRRHRDRLWAVALRTLGDREEAADAVQDALVSAYRAAHTFRGQAAVTTWLHRITVNACLDRARKAASRKTAPVDDTERLEQLLEPHESASAPAERNDLHRQLLEALGTLPADQRAALVLVDMQGYPVAEAARILDVPSGTIKSRCARGRARLLPLITHLRPDGSGDGRKPGPERNRTPGASVPPAAGPRRAGPPEAGPSDSAAVKGGGGRA, encoded by the coding sequence ATGGCGGGCGGCGCGAGTCATGACGGCGTGACCGACCAGGAGCTGCTCGCCCGCCACGTCGAGGGCGACCCCGACGCCTTCGGTGAGCTTGTGCGCCGTCACCGCGACCGGCTCTGGGCGGTGGCCCTGCGGACGCTGGGGGACCGGGAGGAGGCCGCCGACGCCGTCCAGGACGCGCTCGTCTCCGCCTACCGGGCCGCCCATACCTTCCGCGGACAGGCGGCCGTCACCACCTGGCTGCACCGGATCACGGTGAACGCCTGTCTGGACCGTGCTCGCAAGGCCGCCTCGCGGAAGACCGCGCCCGTCGACGACACCGAACGCCTGGAGCAGCTTCTGGAGCCGCACGAGTCGGCCTCCGCTCCCGCGGAGCGCAACGACCTGCACCGCCAACTGCTGGAGGCCCTGGGCACCCTGCCCGCCGACCAGCGAGCCGCTCTCGTCCTGGTCGACATGCAGGGCTATCCCGTAGCAGAGGCCGCCCGCATCCTCGACGTGCCGAGTGGCACGATCAAGAGCCGGTGTGCCCGGGGCAGAGCCCGGCTCCTGCCGCTGATCACCCACCTGCGTCCGGACGGCAGCGGAGACGGCAGGAAGCCCGGCCCGGAGCGGAACCGGACGCCGGGGGCATCCGTCCCACCGGCAGCGGGACCGCGGCGTGCGGGTCCGCCGGAAGCAGGGCCGAGTGATTCAGCCGCAGTGAAGGGCGGAGGTGGACGAGCGT